A genomic window from Bombus pyrosoma isolate SC7728 linkage group LG8, ASM1482585v1, whole genome shotgun sequence includes:
- the LOC122570197 gene encoding ATP-dependent helicase brm-like yields the protein MASPSPQSSPMPPPQTPSPMGPPQQAPSPSNPQGSPMGPPQHHPHSPTQAYQTGPPMPPGGPPMSQPNQQPPSQQQNYPSHPQQMQSAMGPQNQSGPGMPVSQNSNSQQAPSGPMVPGQMGPSGSQGTSHIMQSGPNQMNANGPGQMSAGGPGQMGPGGPGPMGPGGPGQMGPGGPGQMGPGGPGQMGPGGPGQMGPGGPGPMGPGGPGQMGPGGPGPMGPGGPGQMGPGGSGPIGASHMGQAAGGPPGGPHMSQAPPQMGPGNGPVPQMGSGGPSNSQMVPGGPGHMSGPPGPSHMNAAGPPGPGHMNASGPPGPGHMNATGPPGTGHMNATGPPGPGHMSSGGPPGPGHMSTNGPPGPGHINTNGPPGSTHMNASGPPGSHLNSGPSIPSHMNASGPPGSGHMSASGPGNHLGPGGPGQMPPGGSTAHNLGPGGPNQMVPSSQTPMGPSPMGPVGQGGQIGPNAPGQMGHNGPSPMGPNAPGQMSIGSASSQLGMGGPGNQLGPGGPGSQMGPGSGPGGQLGSSLGQMGPGSGPGGQMPPSNGPGGSMGPGSGPGGQMVSSSGPGGQIGPGSSPGGQIGPGSGSGNQIGPGNAPGNPMTPGSGPSGQMGPGSGPNSQMGPGNLPGGQMGPGNNSNSQMGPGNGPSGQIGPGGQMGPNGPGGQMVPGGSGVQIPPGGPANQMGPGGPGNQIGPSGPNNQLSHSGASNQMGPSGQSSSGQIGPGSQGQQIVPGGSAPIGPGAPVNQMSQTGPGGPPGAGQENLNALQKAIDSMEEKGLQEDPRYSQLLALRARQGNIGEKQAFSSQQLQQLRVQIMAYRLLARNQPLSQQLALAVQGGAPPPPGMGQRTPIDPSQGPPTTTGPQISGPNVIGPAVPPRPGCQTPQQQQPPQPGAKTNRVTSVAKPAGLDPLLILQERENRVQCENKLHSHTSRKATHAFLQLKRFMVIVAARIALRMEQLSNLPTNMPEDLRIQAQIELRMLRVLNFQRQLRSEILACTRKDTTLETAVNVKAYKRTKRQGLREARATEKLEKQQKLEAERKRRQKHQEFLSSVLQHGKDFKEFHRNNVAKLARLNKAVLNYHANAEREQKKEQERIEKERMRRLMAEDEEGYRKLIDQKKDKRLAFLLSQTDEYISNLTEMVKQHKIEQKRKQVEEQKRKKKKKKLQDGEGGEDGNANEDTRVGVIETATGRTLTGEEAPLMSQLSQFLESHPGWEPIESESEDDEDEEEEENEGEEKGENKEKSTGDSEEEKVKKTIHKAKVEDDEYKTEEQTYYSIAHTVHEVVTEQASIMVNGKLKEYQIKGLEWLVSLFNNNLNGILADEMGLGKTIQTIALVTYLMEKKKVNGPFLIIVPLSTLSNWVLEFEKWAPSVVVVSYKGSPAGRRAIQSQMRATKFNVLLTTYEYVIKDKGVLAKLQWKYMIIDEGHRMKNHHCKLTQVLNTHYLAPHRLLLTGTPLQNKLPELWALLNFLLPSIFKSCSTFEQWFNAPFATTGEKVELNEEETILIIRRLHKVLRPFLLRRLKKEVESQLPDKVEYIIKCDMSGLQKVLYKHMQSKGVLLTDGSEKGKQGKGGAKALMNTIVQLRKLCNHPFMFQAIEEKYCEHVGTQGSGVITGPDLYRASGKFELLDRILPKLKATNHRVLLFCQMTQLMTIMEDYLSWRGFMYLRLDGTTKAEDRGDLLKKFNDPGSEYFLFLLSTRAGGLGLNLQAADTVIIFDSDWNPHQDLQAQDRAHRIGQKNEVRVLRLMTVNSVEERILAAARYKLNMDEKVIQAGMFDQKSTGSERQQFLQSILHQDDAEDEEENEVPDDETVNQMIARTEGEFEIFQKLDLERRREEAKLGPNRKSRLLEEAELPDWLVKDDDEVERWTYEEDEDRFLGRGSRQRKEVDYTDSLTEKEWLKAIDDDGAEYEEEEEDDKKKKKTRKRKKKGEEDDEPMPKKRRGTGSSIDPKMKRAMKKLLMVVVNYTDSTDGRLLSEPFMKLPSRRELPDYYEIIKKPLTINKLLQKIEEGKYADFDDLEKDFMQLCKNAQIYNEEASLIHEDSIVLQSVFTNARQRIEEEGNNSDMDDKGEGEEGSDADSTVRMRIKLKGRKGEGRGGRRKRVTKKYISDDDDDGDDN from the exons AATCAGAGTGGACCTGGCATGCCAGTTAGTCAAAATTCTAATTCTCAGCAGGCTCCCAGTGGACCTATGGTACCAGGCCAAATGGGACCAAGTGGATCTCAAGGAACATCTCACATTATGCAATCTGGTCCAAACCAAATGAATGCAAATGGACCAGGACAAATGAGTGCTGGTGGTCCCGGTCAGATGGGACCTGGAGGCCCTGGTCCAATGGGCCCAGGAGGTCCTGGTCAAATGGGCCCAGGAGGCCCTGGTCAAATGGGCCCAGGAGGCCCTGGTCAGATGGGACCAGGAGGCCCTGGTCAAATGGGCCCAGGAGGCCCTGGTCCAATGGGCCCAGGAGGCCCTGGTCAAATGGGACCAGGAGGCCCTGGTCCAATGGGCCCAGGAGGCCCTGGTCAAATGGGACCAGGAGGTTCAGGACCGATTGGAGCAAGCCACATGGGTCAGGCTGCTGGAGGGCCACCAGGAGGTCCACATATGAGTCAGGCTCCTCCTCAGATGGGTCCCGGAAATGGACCTGTGCCACAAATGGGTTCTGGAGGACCTTCGAATTCGCAAATGGTACCTGGAGGACCAGGACACATGAGTGGCCCACCAGGACCAAGCCATATGAATGCAGCTGGACCACCAGGACCAGGACATATGAATGCAAGTGGACCACCGGGACCAGGTCATATGAATGCAACTGGACCTCCTGGAACAGGCCATATGAATGCGACTGGGCCACCAGGACCAGGTCATATGAGTTCAGGTGGTCCGCCTGGACCAGGACATATGAGCACTAATGGTCCCCCTGGACCAGGACATATTAATACAAACGGTCCACCAGGTTCAACTCATATGAATGCTAGTGGTCCGCCCGGAAGTCATTTAAATAGCGGACCATCCATACCAAGTCATATGAATGCAAGTGGTCCACCAGGATCTGGACATATGAGTGCTAGCGGACCAGGAAATCATTTAGGCCCCGGAGGGCCAGGTCAAATGCCTCCAGGTGGTTCTACTGCACATAACTTGGGGCCAGGAGGACCAAATCAAATGGTACCTAGTAGTCAAACCCCTATGGGGCCTAGCCCCATGGGGCCTGTTGGACAAGGTGGACAAATTGGGCCAAATGCACCTGGCCAAATGGGACATAATGGACCCTCACCAATGGGTCCAAATGCTCCTGGACAGATGAGTATCGGATCTGCCTCGTCGCAACTGGGAATGGGAGGGCCCGGAAATCAGTTGGGTCCAGGAGGGCCAGGTAGTCAAATGGGTCCAGGTAGTGGACCTGGAGGACAATTAGGAAGTAGTCTTGGACAAATGGGACCAGGAAGTGGACCTGGAGGACAGATGCCACCAAGCAATGGACCTGGAGGTTCTATGGGCCCTGGAAGTGGTCCTGGTGGACAAATGGTATCAAGTAGTGGACCTGGAGGTCAAATAGGACCAGGAAGCAGTCCTGGAGGACAAATAGGACCAGGAAGTGGTAGTGGAAATCAAATAGGACCTGGAAATGCTCCTGGAAATCCGATGACGCCAGGAAGCGGACCTAGCGGACAAATGGGTCCAGGAAGTGGACCCAATAGTCAAATGGGACCAGGAAATTTGCCTGGAGGACAAATGGGCCCAGGAAATAACTCAAATAGTCAAATGGGTCCTGGAAATGGTCCAAGTGGACAGATAGGCCCAGGTGGTCAAATGGGACCCAATGGTCCTGGAGGGCAAATGGTTCCAGGTGGTTCAGGAGTGCAAATACCACCAGGTGGTCCTGCAAATCAAATGGGACCTGGTGGTCCTGGTAATCAAATAGGACCAAGTGGACCAAACAATCAGCTAAGCCACAGTGGTGCTAGCAATCAAATGGGACCAAGTGGACAGTCATCTTCTGGCCAAATTGGCCCTGGTTCACAGGGCCAACAAATTGTTCCTGGAGGTTCAGCGCCAATTGGGCCTGGTGCACCTGTGAATCAAATGAGTCAAACTGGACCTGGTGGCCCACCTGGTGCTGGACAAGAAAATTTGAATGCTTTACAGAAAGCTATTGATTCAATGGAAGAAAAGGGACTTCAAGAGGATCCACGTTATTCTCAGCTACTAGCTTTAAGGGCTCGTCAAGGCAACATTGGAGAGAAACAAGCTTTTAGTTCACAACAATTACAACAATTGCG TGTACAGATAATGGCATATCGTTTATTAGCAAGAAATCAACCGTTATCGCAACAACTTGCACTTGCTGTTCAAG GTGGAGCACCTCCTCCTCCAGGTATGGGACAACGTACTCCTATAGATCCATCTCAAGGACCTCCTACTACTACAGGTCCACAAATCTCTGGACCAAATGTAATTGGTCCTGCGGTTCCTCCAAGACCAGGTTGCCAAACACCACAACAACAACAACCTCCTCAACCAGGTGCTAAAACTAACAGAGTGACAAGTGTGGCAAAACCAGCTGGTTTAGATCCGCTACTGATTTTGCAGGAACGTGAAAACAG GGTCCAATGTGAAAACAAACTTCACTCTCATACATCGAGGAAAGCGACACATGCATTTCTTcaattaaaacgttttatggttat aGTTGCAGCACGCATAGCGTTACGAATGGAACAATTGAGCAATTTACCAACTAACATGCCAGAAGATCTCCGTATCCAGGCACAGATTGAGTTACGGATGCTTAGGGTACTGAATTTCCAAAGACAACTACGATCAGAG ATTTTAGCATGCACTCGAAAAGATACTACCTTAGAAACTGCAGTGAATGTAAAGGCCTACAAGCGTACGAAAAGACAAGGACTTAGGGAAGCCAGAGCTACAGAGAAACTCGAAAAGCAACAAAAATTGGAAGCTGAACGTAAACGAAGGCAGAAACATCAA gaGTTTCTTAGTTCTGTACTTCAACATGGTAaagatttcaaagaatttcatagaaataatGTGGCCAAATTGGCAAGACTCAACAAAGCTGTTCTAAATTACCATGCAAATGCTGAAAGAGAACAGAAGAAAGAACAGGAGCGTATTGAGAAAGAACGTATGAGACGTCTTATGGCGGAAGACGAAGAAGGTTACAGAAAACTGATTGACCAAAAGAAAGATAAACGGTTAGCGTTTCTGTTGTCACAGACGGATGAATATATCAGTAATCTTACTGAAATGGTAAAACAACACAAGATAGAACAAAAAAGGAAGCAAGTGGAAGAACAAAAGCGTAAAAAg aaaaagaagaagttgCAAGATGGCGAAGGTGGTGAAGATGGAAATGCTAACGAAGATACTCGTGTTGGAGTGATTGAGACAGCTACTGGTCGCACATTAACTGGCGAAGAAGCACCGCTAATGAGTCAACTTTCACAATTCTTAGAATCTCATCCAGGATGGGAACCAATTGAATCCGAAAGTGAGGATGATGAAgatgaagaggaagaagaaaatgaaggcgaagaaaaaggggaaaataaagaaaaatctacTGGCGAttcagaagaagaaaaggttAAGAAGACTATACATAAAGCCAAAGTAGAGGATGATGAATACAAAACAGAAGAGCAAACGTATTACAGTATTGCACACACTGTGCACGAGGTAGTAACAGAACAGGCATCTATCATGGtcaatggaaaattgaaagaatatcAAATCAAG GGTTTGGAATGGCTGGTGtcattatttaacaataaccTCAATGGTATACTTGCGGATGAAATGGGTCTTGGCAAAACTATTCAAACAATAGCTTTGGTGACTTATCTtatggagaaaaaaaaagtaaatggGCCATTTCTTATAATTGTCCCTTTATC aACTTTGTCGAATTGGGTATTGGAATTTGAGAAATGGGCTCCTAGTGTTGTAGTTGTGTCGTATAAAGGTTCACCAGCTGGCAGAAGAGCCATTCAATCTCAAATGAGAGCCactaaatttaatgttttactTACTACTTATGAATATGTTATTAAAGATAAGGGCGTTTTAGCAAAATTGCAGTGGAAATATATGATTATCGACGAAGGACACAGAATGAAAAATCATCACTGTAAACTAACTCAAGTATTAAATACACATTATCTGGCTCCTCATCGGCTTCTACTAACAGGAACAccattgcaaaataaattgcCTGAATTGTGggcgttattaaattttttacttcctTCAATCTTTAAATCTTGTAGTACTTTCGAACAATGGTTCAATGCTCCATTCGCAACCACTGGTGAAAAGGTAGAattaaatgaagaagaaactaTTCTTATTATTCGCCGATtacataaagtattacgtCCTTTCTTACTGAGGCGTTTAAAGAAAGAAGTTGAATCACAGTTACCTGATAAAGTTGAATACATAATCAAATGCGATATGTCTGGACTGCAAAAGGTTCTTTATAAACACATGCAGAGTAAAGGTGTATTGCTAACTGATGGTTCGGAAAAGGGAAAACAGGGCAAAGGAGGCGCCAAAGCTCTAATGAACACCATTGTGCAATTGAGGAAATTATGCAATCATCCATTCATGTTCCAAGctattgaagaaaaatactgCGAGCATGTAGGTACGCAAGGATCTGGTGTGATTACTGGTCCCGACTTGTACCGTGCCtctggaaaatttgaattgcTGGATCGTATTCTTCCGAAATTGAAAGCGACAAATCACAGAGTACTATTATTCTGTCAAATGACACAGTTAATGACAATTATGGAAGATTACTTAAGTTGGAGAGGATTTATGTATTTGCGATTAGATGGTACTACGAAAGCTGAAGATAGAGGGGACTTACTTAAGAAATTCAACGATCCTGGTTctgaatatttcttatttttgttatcGACACGTGCTGGTGGCCTTGGATTAAATTTGCAAGCTGCGGATACcgttattatttttgattCTGATTGGAATCCGCATCAGGACTTGCAAGCACAAGATAGAGCACATAGAATTGGACAAAAGAATGAAGTACGCGTACTCAGATTAATGACGGTTAATTCGGTTGAAGAAAGAATATTGGCTGCAGCTAGATACAAATTGAACATGGATGAAAAGGTTATACAAGCAGGAATGTTCGATCAAAAGTCGACTGGTTCTGAACGGCAACAATTCTTGCAAAGCATTTTGCATCAAGATGATGctgaagatgaagaagaaaatgaagtacCGGACGATGAAACGGTTAATCAAATGATTGCACGGACGGAAggtgaatttgaaatatttcaaaagttaGATTTAGAACGAAGAAGGGAAGAAGCGAAACTGGGTCCAAACAGAAAGTCCCGACTATTGGAGGAAGCTGAGTTGCCCGATTGGTTAGTAAAAGATGATGATGAGGTTGAAAGGTGGACGTACGAAGAAGATGAGGATAGATTCCTTGGACGAGGTTCAAGACAACGGAAGGAAGTTGATTATACTGACAGTTTGACTGAAAAAGAATGGCTGAAAGCAATCGATGACGATGGAGCTGAGtacgaagaggaagaggaagacgataagaagaagaagaaaacacgaAAACGGAAGAAGAAAGGCGAGGAAGACGACGAGCCTATGCCAAAGAAGCGAAGAGGAACAGGATCTTCAATTGACCCGAAAATGAAACGAGCTATGAAAAAGTTGCTTATGGTAGTTGTTAATTACACTGATAGTACGGATGGCAGGCTCCTTAGCGAACCATTTATGAAATTACCATCCAGAAGAGAATTGCCGgattattacgaaattattaaaaaaccaTTAACTATCAATAAATTACTTCAAAAGATTGAAGAAGGaaag TATGCCGATTTTGACGATCTTGAGAAAGACTTTATGCAGCTGTGTAAAAATGcacaaatttataatgaaGAAGCTTCTCTCATACACGAAGATTCCATTGTTTTACAATCTGTATTTACGAATGCGCGTCAACGTATCGAAGAGGAAGGCAATAATTCTGACATGGATGACAAAG gTGAAGGCGAAGAAGGGTCTGACGCAGATTCCACTGTCAGAATGAGAATCAAGttgaaaggaaggaagggCGAAGGTAGAGGAGGCCGGAGAAAAAGGGTCACTAAAAAGTATATATCggatgacgacgacgatggTGACGATAACTGA